Genomic DNA from Hordeum vulgare subsp. vulgare chromosome 2H, MorexV3_pseudomolecules_assembly, whole genome shotgun sequence:
TTTTTACTGAGACTTGGACTTCTAAAAGCTTCTCGATCTTGAAATCCACCACTATTCATACTGTACCTTTCTTGACTTTGTTTTTTCTGTCGAACCGTCTATGCTTCTCATAATGTTATTCGGCTTTGCTAAAAATCAGTCAACTGATCTCTAGCTTACATTGATAAGTGCTACACTGATAATGTGGTGTGGCAGGTATTGATTCCATTGGAGGAGTAAGGGTACCAGGTGGCTATTGTCGCCTACTGGCGTTCCGGCTTTCGCATGTTGTTATATCCAACAGTGGTGTTACTCGTATAGCTCCTAGCCTTGACACTATAGGTACCTCTGAAGAATCTTATTCTTCTAAACAGCATGAAATTAATAGGTCTTGACAAAAATCATTATGTCCcattatttatttttctgttgtaGGCTGGTTCGCAAGAGATCTGATTATATCGCGTCGCGTTGGTCATCTTCTTTTGAAATTATCTTATACTGATATTCGTCTACCCAGACACTTCTAATTATCTTATATTGATATTCGTCTACCCAGACACTTCTACATACATACTGAAACGATCAAGGATGACAAGAAAGCAACtaatgtaccaggatgtgcaggtACTACAACATACTACAATAAGTTTATTGTTTCTCTTAGAAATATACATAGATCATTTTGAGCCTTGACAATAGCACCAGATTTCTACCTGAACTTATAGAATTACTAGATAAAATTGTGTATCTTGTTGATAAAACTGAATTCCACATGCTGCAGTTTATAATTAAAAATATGAAAATGACACAACATGATCTGAAGCGCACATACATTG
This window encodes:
- the LOC123426005 gene encoding uncharacterized protein LOC123426005 isoform X1 — encoded protein: MVTGWQYQRFSAIFPIFPRIGIDSIGGVRVPGGYCRLLAFRLSHVVISNSGVTRIAPSLDTIDTSTYILKRSRMTRKQLMYQDVQDRPQAIPASIHSPASYTCQLSSFYRPYEQDLQQNVNSAFPRVII
- the LOC123426005 gene encoding uncharacterized protein LOC123426005 isoform X2, yielding MVTGWQYQRFSAIFPIFPRIGIDSIGGVRVPGGYCRLLAFRLSHVVISNSGVTRIAPSLDTIDTSTYILKRSRMTRKQLMYQDVQNVYKEKKPLSLVLEKNDTKHEGSKRTL